One window of the Salvia miltiorrhiza cultivar Shanhuang (shh) chromosome 6, IMPLAD_Smil_shh, whole genome shotgun sequence genome contains the following:
- the LOC130990983 gene encoding uncharacterized protein LOC130990983, with product MQEAARKDIERAFGVLQARWAIVKGPSRLWSKEAMSDIMFTCIILHNMIIEDEGEHATQWEEDADEASSSAASQPRAGAPPDFHAFVARQASMRNAEMHARLTLDLKEHIWSRFVLSLLMECKNLPGPTIYAAMQKFEDKSTRKF from the exons ATGCAGGAAGCGGCTCGCAAGGATATTGAACGAGCCTTCGGCgtccttcaagctcgttgggcaATCGTCAAAGGCCCATCGCGTCTTTGGAGCAAGGAGGCGATGAGCGACATCATGTTCACgtgcatcattttgcacaacatgatcatcgaAGATGAAGGCGAGCACGCAACACAgtgggaagaagacgccgacgaAGCTTCAAGTAGCGCCGCATCTCAACCTCGTGCCGGTGCTCCGCCGGATTTTCATGCATTTGTTGCACGACAAGCATCCATGCGAAACGCGGAGATGCATGCTCGCCTCACTTTGGACTTGAAGGAAcacatttggtctcgttttg TGCTTTCTCTTTTGATGGAATGTAAAAATCTCCCTGGGCCTACTATTTATGCAGCTATGCAAAAGTTTGAAGATAAGAGTACGCGCAAGTTCTGA
- the LOC130989708 gene encoding probable receptor-like protein kinase At5g38990: MIPIPQNQSMESFPISVALLFLCFFITFSSCSNSQADFTGDVSINCGSTGAAAASNGRQWIGDARSKASPLLQLRGFSAASTAIRHLTSADPIPHKTVRISHSQFSYAFQLNAGQKIMRLHFNPTPYRGFKGLRDFFTVEAGPFTLLSNFSASLTADAHGVNTFAKEFCLNIQENRQLTLTFSPEISQSQHTYAFINGIEIISMPASLSYFDSGEIGVRVLGQNSMVYFDDSIALEIVHRLHTKQDLNQPTGDFNGIFPKWATQRADKVKNNTWKMPVEVGFRYLIRLHFSEVGLKIAGASGSMFKILVNEMIAYANTEMVNGWNQDNILLYRDYMVVMRGRKQNGRRDLLISLQSFEELADGLGVLAGFEIVKLSNADDSLASPNPLPPPQNLQSHTLRNLLSLLGYKHAGATVAIAVISALSIIVHTLREIFEARSTEDEHKPSAKAERHCRRFSLAEIELATGYFDGRLVIGRGGFGNVYKGLIDNGQTTVAVKRLRWDATQGEREFMTEIETLSELRHINVVSLIGYCSEQSERILVYEYMACGTLADHLYKLGRNDSNSSSLNWKHRLSICIGAARGLDYLHTGHGVIHRDVKASNILLDENFVAKVSDFGLAKTEDRNKLQSHVSTLVKGTRGYFDSYYIKTGKLTRKSDIYAFGVVLFVALCGREALDSRVLEEERLLSSWAVDKINKGEVDRIVDSNLREEISPNSLKTFVEVAERCLRDEPKNRPTMSQIVVQLEFALEQQESKEQCDVPDKFDHVANDVYPSNEDNISSENVEQPGEASTEVETFTSIFNRIRDSRSDRGDAKKPKAHSLLRFWTWGAFRSGIRPSKRKELISIISEISASYINLPKFDLTSIATATNQFSDSEMIEGFETSERYSVFKAVLPTGKIVAVKRFSLSWLDEFKNEISLTSRLDHRNIANLLGYCIHENGEAMLLYDRMAQGNLFDHLHNSGNSSLSWKQRLQICIDAAKGLEYLHTGSEYPIIHRDVKSTTILLDNKWMAKVSDIFLTSACLSADATHLTTMVRGTIGYLDPEYLLTSWLTVKSDVYSFGVVLFEVLCGKKAIDRSSEGEVVSMASRVELHLEQGKLEEIVDPNLDGQIDPGCFEIFTETAIACLNLRGVDRPAMRDVVKNLELAMEAQSIG; this comes from the exons ATGATTCCTATCCCCCAAAACCAGAGCATGGAATCGTTTCCGATTTCAGTTGCTTTGCTATTTCTATGCTTCTTCATCACTTTCTCATCTTGCAGTAATAGTCAAGCTGACTTCACAGGTGATGTTTCTATCAACTGTGGCTCGACTGGAGCTGCAGCGGCAAGCAACGGTCGGCAATGGATCGGAGACGCACGTTCAAAAGCCTCTCCATTGCTGCAGCTAAGGGGCTTTTCAGCCGCGTCAACGGCCATCCGCCACTTGACCTCTGCTGATCCGATTCCCCACAAGACGGTGAGAATCTCTCATTCACAATTCTCGTATGCATTTCAACTCAACGCAGGTCAGAAAATCATGCGCCTTCACTTTAATCCCACTCCATACAGAGGGTTTAAAGGGTTGCGAGACTTTTTCACCGTTGAAGCTGGCCCTTTTACCTTGCTCAGTAATTTTAGTGCTTCACTTACTGCTGATGCTCATGGTGTGAATACTTTTGCTAAAGAATTCTGTTTAAATATTCAAGAAAATCGACAGCTCACCTTAACTTTCTCTCCTGAAATTAGTCAATCACAGCATACATATGCTTTCATAAATGGCATCGAGATTATATCGATGCCAGCCAGTCTTTCCTACTTTGATAGTGGAGAAATTGGGGTTCGAGTTCTTGGTCAGAATTCTATGGTCTACTTTGATGATAGCATTGCACTTGAGATAGTCCATCGGCTACATACTAAACAGGATTTAAATCAGCCCACTGGAGATTTCAACGGCATTTTTCCCAAGTGGGCAACACAGAGAGCAGACAAGGTCAAAAACAACACTTGGAAAATGCCGGTGGAGGTGGGATTCAGGTACTTGATCAGGCTTCATTTCTCGGAGGTGGGACTTAAGATTGCAGGCGCTAGTGGGTCGATGTTTAAGATCCTCGTTAATGAGATGATTGCTTATGCTAACACTGAAATGGTGAATGGATGGAATCAGGATAACATTCTCTTGTATAGGGACTACATGGTGGTGATGAGAGGGCGCAAACAAAATGGCAGACGCGATCTCTTGATTTCCTTGCAGTCATTTGAAGAACTCGCGGATGGACTTGGAGTCCTTGCAGGATTTGAAATAGTTAAGTTAAGCAACGCTGATGATAGTCTAGCTAGTCCAAACCCCCTGCCTCCACCTCAGAATTTACAATCCCACACACTCCGGAATTTGCTGTCACTTCTTGGTTATAAACATGCTGGTGCAACCGTTGCAATAGCTGTAATATCTGCATTGAGTATCATTGTTCATACATTGCGAGAAATTTTTGAAGCTAGGAGCACTGAGGACGAACACAAGCCATCAGCCAAGGCTGAAAGACATTGTCGCCGCTTTTCACTAGCTGAGATCGAATTAGCCACTGGATACTTTGATGGCAGACTTGTAATTGGAAGGGGTGGATTTGGTAATGTCTACAAAGGCCTCATTGATAACGGACAAACAACTGTTGCTGTAAAGAGGTTAAGATGGGACGCCACTCAGGGGGAGCGTGAGTTTATGACTGAAATTGAAACACTTTCTGAACTTCGGCATATCAATGTTGTCTCTCTAATTGGATACTGTTCTGAGCAGAGTGAAAGGATTCTTGTTTATGAGTATATGGCTTGTGGTACACTGGCTGACCACCTCTACAAACTTGGAAGAAACGATAGTAATTCTTCTTCTCTCAACTGGAAGCATCGCTTGAGTATCTGCATTGGAGCTGCTCGAGGCCTTGACTATCTTCACACTGGCCATGGAGTCATCCATCGAGATGTGAAGGCTTCAAACATCTTGCTGGATGAAAATTTCGTAGCTAAGGTGTCCGATTTTGGCTTGGCTAAAACTGAAGATAGAAACAAGTTACAGAGCCATGTTAGCACACTGGTTAAAGGCACAAGGGGTTACTTCGATTCGTATTATATCAAAACTGGAAAATTAACAAGGAAAAGTGACATATATGCCTTTGGGGTGGTTTTGTTTGTGGCCCTATGCGGGAGAGAAGCATTAGATTCAAGGGTTTTGGAGGAGGAGCGACTTTTGTCCAGTTGGGCTGTcgataaaattaataaaggaGAAGTTGATCGGATTGTAGATTCAAATTTAAGGGAGGAAATCTCGCCAAACAGTTTGAAGACATTTGTGGAGGTTGCTGAGAGATGCTTGCGTGATGAACCAAAGAATCGGCCAACAATGTCTCAAATTGTCGTACAACTTGAGTTTGCACTGGAGCAGCAAGAGAGCAAAGAACAATGTGATGTGCCAGATAAATTTGATCATGTTGCTAATGATGTGTATCCATCTAATGAAGACAATATATCCTCCGAAAATGTTGAGCAACCGGGGGAAGCCTCTACTGAGGTGGAGACATTTACATCTATTTTCAATAGGATACGTGATTCTCGATCTGACAGAGGAGATGCAAAGAAACCTAAGGCACATAGCCTGTTAAGATTCTGGACATGGGGTGCCTTTAGGAGCGGGATAAGACCATCTAAGAGAAAAGAATTAATAAGCATAATATCAG AAATTAGTGCTTCATACATCAACTTGCCGAAGTTTGATCTGACCAGCATTGCCACTGCGACCAATCAGTTCTCCGATTCAGAGATGATTGAAGGCTTTGAAACTAGTGAAAGATATTCTGTGTTTAAG GCTGTATTACCTACAGGGAAAATAGTTGCAGTTAAAAGGTTTTCTTTATCATGGCTTGATGAGTTCAAAAATGAGATATCTCTGACTTCCAGACTGGACCACCGAAACATCGCTAATCTACTTGGATACTGCATTCATGAAAATGGAGAGGCGATGTTACTCTATGATCGCATGGCTCAAGGCAATTTATTTGACCATCTCCACAACTCAGGAAATTCCTCATTGTCATGGAAACAACGCCTTCAAATTTGTATAGACGCTGCCAAGGGATTAGAGTATCTTCACACTGGGTCTGAGTACCCCATCATCCACCGCGATGTTAAGTCCACCACCATCCTCCTGGATAATAAATGGATGGCCAAAGTGTCTGATATTTTCCTCACAAGTGCTTGTCTCTCGGCCGATGCCACCCATTTAACCACGATGGTGCGAGGAACCATTGGTTACCTGGACCCGGAGTACTTACTAACTTCTTGGTTGACAGTCAAGTCTGATGTATACTCATTCGGTGTGGTGTTGTTTGAAGTTTTATGTGGTAAGAAAGCAATAGATAGGAGCTCAGAAGGAGAGGTGGTGAGCATGGCGTCCAGGGTTGAATTACATTTGGAGCAAGGAAAACTTGAAGAAATAGTTGATCCTAATCTTGATGGCCAAATTGATCCCGGATGCTTTGAGATATTTACTGAAACAGCCATCGCATGCCTGAATCTCCGAGGGGTTGATCGGCCAGCAATGAGAGATGTTGTAAAGAATTTGGAGTTGGCTATGGAAGCTCAAAGCATCGGGTGA
- the LOC130989706 gene encoding receptor-like protein kinase FERONIA has protein sequence MIPIPQNQSMNSCPISVALLFLCFFITFSSCSNSQADFTGDVSINCGSTGAAAASNGRQWLGDARSKASPLLQLRGFSAASTAIRHLTSADPIPHKTARISRSQFSYAFQVNAGQKIIRLHFNPTPYRGFKGLRDFFTVEAGPFTLLSNFSASLTADALGVNAFAKEFCLNIQENRQLTLTFSPEISQSQHTYAFINGIEIISMPVILSYFDSGEIGVRVLGQNSMVYFDDSIALEIVHRLHTKQDLNQPTGDFNGVFPKWATQRADKVKNNTWKMPVEVGFRYLIRLHFSEVGLKIAGASGSMFKILVNEMIAYANTEMVNGWNQDNILLYRDYMVVMRGRKQNGRRDILISLQSFEELADGLGVLAGFEIVKLSNLDDSLASPNPLPPPQNLQSHTLRNLLSLLGYKHAGATVAIAVISALSIIVHTLREIFEARSTEDEHKPSAKAERHCRRFSLAEIELATGYFDGRLVIGRGGFGNVYKGLIDNGQTTVAVKRLRWDATQGEREFVTEIETLSELRHINVVSLIGYCSEQSERILVYEYMACGTLADHLYKLGRNNSNSSSLNWKHRLSICIGAARGLDYLHTGHGVIHRDVKASNILLDENFTAKVSDFGLAKTEDRNKLQSHVSTLVKGTRGYFDSYYIKTGKLTRKSDIYAFGVVLFVALCGREALDSRVLEEERLLSSWAVDKINKGEVDRIVDSNLREEISPNSLKTFVEVAERCLRDEPKNRPTMSQIVVQLEFALEQQESKEQCDAPDKFDHVANDVYPSNEDNISSENVEQPGEASTEVETFTSIFNRIRDSRSDRGDAKKLKAHSLLRFWTWGVFRSRIRPSIRNKLISLISEISASYINLPKFDLTSIATATDQFSDSEMIDASKSYSVFKAVLPTGKTVAVKRFSLSWLDEFKNEISQTSRLDHQNIINLLGYCIHENGEAMLLYDYMAQGNLFDHLHNSGNSSLSWKQRLQICIDAAKGLEYLHTGSEYPIIHCDVKSTTILLDNKWMAKVSDIFHRSAWLAADATHLTTLVRGNFGYLDPECFQTSWLTVKSDVYSFGVVLFEVLCGKKAIDRSSEGEMMHLASSVELYLKQGKLGEIVDPNLDGQIDPGCFEIFTETAIACLNLRGDDRPAMRDVVQNLELAMEAQSIG, from the exons ATGATTCCTATCCCCCAAAATCAGAGCATGAATTCGTGTCCGATTTCAGTTGCTTTGCTATTTCTCTGCTTCTTCATCACTTTCTCATCTTGTAGTAATAGTCAAGCTGACTTCACAGGTGATGTTTCTATCAACTGTGGCTCGACTGGAGCTGCAGCGGCAAGCAACGGTCGGCAATGGCTCGGAGACGCACGTTCAAAAGCCTCTCCATTGCTGCAGCTAAGGGGCTTTTCAGCCGCGTCAACGGCCATCCGCCACTTGACCTCTGCTGATCCAATTCCCCACAAGACGGCGAGAATCTCCCGCTCACAATTCTCATATGCATTTCAAGTCAACGCAGGTCAGAAAATTATCCGTCTTCACTTTAATCCCACTCCATACAGAGGGTTTAAAGGGTTGCGAGACTTTTTCACCGTTGAAGCTGGCCCTTTTACCTTGCTCAGTAATTTTAGTGCTTCACTTACTGCTGATGCTCTTGGTGTGAATGCTTTTGCTAAAGAATTCTGTTTAAATATTCAAGAAAATCGACAGCTCACCTTAACTTTCTCTCCTGAAATTAGTCAATCACAGCATACATATGCTTTCATAAATGGCATCGAGATTATATCGATGCCAGTCATTCTTTCCTACTTTGATAGTGGAGAAATTGGGGTTCGAGTTCTTGGTCAGAATTCTATGGTCTACTTTGATGATAGCATTGCACTTGAGATAGTCCATCGGCTACATACTAAACAGGATTTAAATCAGCCCACTGGAGATTTCAACGGCGTTTTTCCCAAGTGGGCAACACAGAGAGCAGACAAGGTCAAAAACAACACTTGGAAAATGCCGGTGGAGGTGGGATTCAGGTACTTGATCAGGCTTCATTTCTCGGAGGTGGGACTTAAGATTGCAGGCGCTAGTGGGTCGATGTTTAAGATCCTCGTTAATGAGATGATTGCTTATGCTAACACTGAAATGGTGAATGGATGGAATCAGGATAACATTCTCTTGTATAGGGACTACATGGTGGTGATGAGAGGGCGCAAACAAAATGGCAGACGCGATATCTTGATTTCCTTGCAGTCATTTGAAGAACTCGCGGATGGACTTGGAGTCCTTGCAGGATTTGAAATAGTTAAGTTAAGCAATCTTGATGATAGTCTAGCTAGTCCAAACCCCCTGCCTCCACCTCAGAATTTACAATCCCACACACTCCGGAATTTGCTGTCACTTCTTGGTTATAAACATGCTGGTGCAACCGTTGCAATAGCTGTAATATCTGCATTGAGTATCATTGTTCATACATTGCGAGAAATTTTTGAAGCTAGGAGCACTGAGGACGAACACAAGCCATCAGCCAAGGCTGAAAGACATTGTCGCCGCTTTTCACTAGCTGAGATCGAATTAGCCACTGGATACTTTGATGGCAGACTTGTTATTGGAAGGGGTGGATTTGGTAATGTCTACAAAGGCCTCATTGATAACGGACAAACAACTGTTGCTGTAAAGAGGTTAAGATGGGACGCCACTCAGGGGGAGCGTGAGTTTGTGACTGAAATTGAAACACTTTCTGAACTTCGGCATATCAATGTTGTCTCTCTAATTGGATACTGTTCTGAGCAGAGTGAAAGGATTCTTGTTTATGAGTATATGGCTTGTGGTACACTGGCTGACCACCTCTACAAACTTGGAAGAAACAATAGTAATTCTTCTTCTCTCAACTGGAAGCATCGCTTGAGTATCTGCATTGGAGCTGCTCGAGGCCTTGACTATCTCCACACTGGCCATGGAGTCATCCATCGAGATGTGAAGGCTTCAAACATCTTGCTGGATGAAAATTTCACAGCTAAGGTGTCCGATTTTGGCTTGGCTAAAACTGAAGATAGAAACAAGTTACAGAGCCATGTTAGCACACTGGTTAAAGGCACAAGGGGTTACTTCGATTCGTATTATATCAAAACTGGAAAATTAACAAGGAAAAGTGACATATATGCCTTTGGGGTGGTTTTGTTTGTGGCCCTATGCGGGAGAGAAGCATTAGATTCAAGGGTTTTGGAGGAGGAGCGACTTTTGTCCAGTTGGGCTGTcgataaaattaataaaggaGAAGTTGATCGGATTGTAGATTCAAATTTAAGGGAGGAAATCTCGCCAAACAGTTTGAAGACATTTGTGGAGGTTGCTGAAAGATGCTTGCGTGATGAACCAAAGAATCGGCCAACAATGTCTCAAATTGTCGTACAACTTGAGTTTGCACTGGAGCAGCAAGAGAGCAAAGAGCAATGTGATGCGCCAGATAAATTTGATCATGTTGCTAATGATGTGTATCCATCTAATGAAGACAATATATCCTCCGAAAATGTTGAGCAACCGGGGGAAGCCTCTACTGAGGTGGAGACATTTACATCTATTTTCAATAGGATACGTGATTCTCGATCTGACAGAGGAGATGCAAAGAAACTAAAAGCACATAGCCTGTTAAGATTCTGGACATGGGGTGTCTTTAGGAGCAGGATAAGACCATCtataagaaataaattaataagcTTAATATCAG AAATTAGTGCTTCATACATCAACTTGCCGAAGTTTGATCTGACCAGCATTGCCACTGCGACCGATCAGTTCTCCGATTCAGAGATGATTGATGCTAGTAAAAGCTATTCTGTGTTTAAG GCTGTATTACCTACAGGGAAAACAGTTGCAGTTAAAAGGTTTTCTTTATCATGGCTTGATGAGTTCAAAAATGAGATATCTCAGACTTCCAGACTGGACCACCAAAACATCATTAATCTACTTGGATACTGCATTCATGAAAATGGAGAGGCGATGTTACTCTATGATTACATGGCTCAAGGCAATTTATTTGACCATCTCCACAACTCAGGAAATTCCTCATTGTCATGGAAACAACGCCTTCAAATTTGTATAGACGCTGCCAAGGGATTAGAGTATCTTCACACTGGGTCTGAGTACCCCATCATCCACTGCGATGTTAAGTCCACCACCATCCTCCTGGATAATAAATGGATGGCCAAAGTGTCTGATATTTTCCACAGAAGTGCTTGGCTCGCGGCCGATGCCACCCATTTAACCACGCTGGTGCGAGGAAACTTTGGTTACCTGGACCCGGAGTGCTTCCAAACTTCTTGGTTGACAGTCAAGTCTGATGTATACTCATTCGGTGTGGTGTTGTTTGAAGTTTTATGTGGTAAGAAAGCAATAGATAGGAGCTCAGAAGGAGAGATGATGCACTTGGCGTCCAGCGTTGAATTATATTTGAAGCAAGGAAAACTTGGTGAAATAGTTGATCCTAATCTTGATGGCCAAATTGATCCCGGATGCTTTGAGATATTTACTGAAACAGCCATCGCATGCCTGAATCTCCGAGGGGATGATCGGCCAGCAATGAGAGATGTTGTACAGAATTTGGAGTTGGCTATGGAAGCTCAAAGCATCGGGTGA